In the Sus scrofa isolate TJ Tabasco breed Duroc chromosome 7, Sscrofa11.1, whole genome shotgun sequence genome, one interval contains:
- the FLOT1 gene encoding flotillin-1 — protein sequence MFFTCGPNEAMVVSGFCRSPPVMVAGGRVFVLPCIQQIQRISLNTLTLNVKSEKVYTRHGVPISVTGIAQVKIQGQNKEMLAAACQMFLGKTEAEIAHIALETLEGHQRAIMAHMTVEEIYKDRQKFSEQVFKVASSDLVNMGISVVSYTLKDIHDDQDYLHSLGKARTAQVQKDARIGEAEAKRDAGIREAKAKQEKVSAQYLSEIEMAKAQRDYELKKAAYDIEVNTRRAQADLAYQLQVAKTKQQIEEQRVQVQVVERAQQVAVQEQEIARREKELEARVRKPAEAERYKLERLAAAEKSQLIMQAEAEAESVRMRGEAEAFAIGARARAEAEQMAKKAEAFQLYQEAAQLDMLLEKLPQVAEEISGPLTSAKKITLVSSGSGTMGAAKVTGEVLDILSRLPESVERLTGVSISQVNHKPLRTA from the exons ATGTTTTTCACCTGTGGCCCAAACGAGGCCATGGTGGTCTCTG GTTTCTGCCGGAGCCCCCCAGTCATGGTGGCTGGAGGTCGTGTCTTTGTCCTGCCCTGCATCCAGCAAATCCAGAG GATCTCTCTCAACACATTGACTCTCAATGTCAAGAGTGAAAAGGTTTACACTCGCCATGGGGTCCCCATCTCAGTCACTGGCATTGCCCAG GTGAAAATCCAGGGCCAGAACAAGGAGATGTTGGCGGCTGCCTGCCAGATGTTCCTGGGGAAGACGGAGGCTGAGATTGCCCACATCGCACTGGAGACGCTGGAGGGCCACCAGAGGGCTATCATGGCCCACATGACTGTGGAG GAAATCTATAAGGACAGGCAGAAATTCTCTGAGCAAGTTTTCAAAGTGGCCTCCTCAGACCTGGTCAACATGGGCATCAGCGTGGTCAGCTACACCCTGAAGGACATTCACGATGATCAG GACTATTTGCACTCCTTGGGGAAGGCCCGAACAGCTCAAGTCCAAAAAGATGCTCGGATTGGGGAAGCAGAGGCCAAGAGAGATGCTGGGATCCGG GAGGCCAAAGCCAAGCAGGAAAAGGTGTCTGCTCAATACCTGAGTGAGATCGAGATGGCCAAGGCGCAGAGGGACTACGAGCTGAAGAAGGCTGCCTATGACATCGAGGTCAACACCCGGCGAGCGCAGGCTGACCTGGCCTATCAGCTTCAG GTGGCGAAGACGAAGCAGCAGATCGAGGAGCAGCGGGTGCAGGTGCAGGTGGTGGAGCGGGCCCAGCAGGTGGCGGTGCAGGAGCAGGAGATCGCCCGCCGCGAGAAGGAGCTGGAGGCCCGCGTGCGGAAGCCGGCGGAAGCCGAGCGCTACAAGCTGGAGCGCCTCGCGGCGGCGGAGAA GTCCCAGCTGATCATGCAGGCAGAGGCAGAAGCCGAGTCAGTGCGG ATGCGTGGGGAGGCCGAGGCCTTTGCCATTGGGGCCCGAGCCCGGGCGGAGGCTGAGCAGATGGCCAAGAAGGCGGAGGCTTTCCAGCTGTACCAGGAGGCTGCTCAGCTGGACATGCTGCTAGAGAAGCTGCCccag GTGGCAGAGGAGATCAGTGGTCCCTTGACCTCGGCCAAGAAGATTACACTGGTGTCCAGTGGAAGCGGGACCATGGGGGCGGCCAAAGTGACCGGGGAAGTGCTGGACATCCTGAGCCGCCTGCCAGAGAGCGTGGAGAGACTCACTGGCGTCAGCATCTCCCAG gTGAACCACAAGCCTTTGCGAACAGCCTGA
- the FLOT1 gene encoding flotillin-1 isoform X4 gives MLAAACQMFLGKTEAEIAHIALETLEGHQRAIMAHMTVEEIYKDRQKFSEQVFKVASSDLVNMGISVVSYTLKDIHDDQDYLHSLGKARTAQVQKDARIGEAEAKRDAGIREAKAKQEKVSAQYLSEIEMAKAQRDYELKKAAYDIEVNTRRAQADLAYQLQVAKTKQQIEEQRVQVQVVERAQQVAVQEQEIARREKELEARVRKPAEAERYKLERLAAAEKSQLIMQAEAEAESVRMRGEAEAFAIGARARAEAEQMAKKAEAFQLYQEAAQLDMLLEKLPQVAEEISGPLTSAKKITLVSSGSGTMGAAKVTGEVLDILSRLPESVERLTGVSISQVNHKPLRTA, from the exons ATGTTGGCGGCTGCCTGCCAGATGTTCCTGGGGAAGACGGAGGCTGAGATTGCCCACATCGCACTGGAGACGCTGGAGGGCCACCAGAGGGCTATCATGGCCCACATGACTGTGGAG GAAATCTATAAGGACAGGCAGAAATTCTCTGAGCAAGTTTTCAAAGTGGCCTCCTCAGACCTGGTCAACATGGGCATCAGCGTGGTCAGCTACACCCTGAAGGACATTCACGATGATCAG GACTATTTGCACTCCTTGGGGAAGGCCCGAACAGCTCAAGTCCAAAAAGATGCTCGGATTGGGGAAGCAGAGGCCAAGAGAGATGCTGGGATCCGG GAGGCCAAAGCCAAGCAGGAAAAGGTGTCTGCTCAATACCTGAGTGAGATCGAGATGGCCAAGGCGCAGAGGGACTACGAGCTGAAGAAGGCTGCCTATGACATCGAGGTCAACACCCGGCGAGCGCAGGCTGACCTGGCCTATCAGCTTCAG GTGGCGAAGACGAAGCAGCAGATCGAGGAGCAGCGGGTGCAGGTGCAGGTGGTGGAGCGGGCCCAGCAGGTGGCGGTGCAGGAGCAGGAGATCGCCCGCCGCGAGAAGGAGCTGGAGGCCCGCGTGCGGAAGCCGGCGGAAGCCGAGCGCTACAAGCTGGAGCGCCTCGCGGCGGCGGAGAA GTCCCAGCTGATCATGCAGGCAGAGGCAGAAGCCGAGTCAGTGCGG ATGCGTGGGGAGGCCGAGGCCTTTGCCATTGGGGCCCGAGCCCGGGCGGAGGCTGAGCAGATGGCCAAGAAGGCGGAGGCTTTCCAGCTGTACCAGGAGGCTGCTCAGCTGGACATGCTGCTAGAGAAGCTGCCccag GTGGCAGAGGAGATCAGTGGTCCCTTGACCTCGGCCAAGAAGATTACACTGGTGTCCAGTGGAAGCGGGACCATGGGGGCGGCCAAAGTGACCGGGGAAGTGCTGGACATCCTGAGCCGCCTGCCAGAGAGCGTGGAGAGACTCACTGGCGTCAGCATCTCCCAG gTGAACCACAAGCCTTTGCGAACAGCCTGA
- the FLOT1 gene encoding flotillin-1 isoform X2: MPPRPCPVLSSTFQLYFGHQPPQPTASRPSRFLPEPPSHGGWRSCLCPALHPANPEVKIQGQNKEMLAAACQMFLGKTEAEIAHIALETLEGHQRAIMAHMTVEEIYKDRQKFSEQVFKVASSDLVNMGISVVSYTLKDIHDDQDYLHSLGKARTAQVQKDARIGEAEAKRDAGIREAKAKQEKVSAQYLSEIEMAKAQRDYELKKAAYDIEVNTRRAQADLAYQLQVAKTKQQIEEQRVQVQVVERAQQVAVQEQEIARREKELEARVRKPAEAERYKLERLAAAEKSQLIMQAEAEAESVRMRGEAEAFAIGARARAEAEQMAKKAEAFQLYQEAAQLDMLLEKLPQVAEEISGPLTSAKKITLVSSGSGTMGAAKVTGEVLDILSRLPESVERLTGVSISQVNHKPLRTA, from the exons ATGCCCCCCCGCCCTTGCCCAGTTCTCTCTTCCACGTTCCAGCTCTACTTTGGCCACCAGCCACCACAGCCCACTGCCTCTCGACCTTCCAGGTTTCTGCCGGAGCCCCCCAGTCATGGTGGCTGGAGGTCGTGTCTTTGTCCTGCCCTGCATCCAGCAAATCCAGAG GTGAAAATCCAGGGCCAGAACAAGGAGATGTTGGCGGCTGCCTGCCAGATGTTCCTGGGGAAGACGGAGGCTGAGATTGCCCACATCGCACTGGAGACGCTGGAGGGCCACCAGAGGGCTATCATGGCCCACATGACTGTGGAG GAAATCTATAAGGACAGGCAGAAATTCTCTGAGCAAGTTTTCAAAGTGGCCTCCTCAGACCTGGTCAACATGGGCATCAGCGTGGTCAGCTACACCCTGAAGGACATTCACGATGATCAG GACTATTTGCACTCCTTGGGGAAGGCCCGAACAGCTCAAGTCCAAAAAGATGCTCGGATTGGGGAAGCAGAGGCCAAGAGAGATGCTGGGATCCGG GAGGCCAAAGCCAAGCAGGAAAAGGTGTCTGCTCAATACCTGAGTGAGATCGAGATGGCCAAGGCGCAGAGGGACTACGAGCTGAAGAAGGCTGCCTATGACATCGAGGTCAACACCCGGCGAGCGCAGGCTGACCTGGCCTATCAGCTTCAG GTGGCGAAGACGAAGCAGCAGATCGAGGAGCAGCGGGTGCAGGTGCAGGTGGTGGAGCGGGCCCAGCAGGTGGCGGTGCAGGAGCAGGAGATCGCCCGCCGCGAGAAGGAGCTGGAGGCCCGCGTGCGGAAGCCGGCGGAAGCCGAGCGCTACAAGCTGGAGCGCCTCGCGGCGGCGGAGAA GTCCCAGCTGATCATGCAGGCAGAGGCAGAAGCCGAGTCAGTGCGG ATGCGTGGGGAGGCCGAGGCCTTTGCCATTGGGGCCCGAGCCCGGGCGGAGGCTGAGCAGATGGCCAAGAAGGCGGAGGCTTTCCAGCTGTACCAGGAGGCTGCTCAGCTGGACATGCTGCTAGAGAAGCTGCCccag GTGGCAGAGGAGATCAGTGGTCCCTTGACCTCGGCCAAGAAGATTACACTGGTGTCCAGTGGAAGCGGGACCATGGGGGCGGCCAAAGTGACCGGGGAAGTGCTGGACATCCTGAGCCGCCTGCCAGAGAGCGTGGAGAGACTCACTGGCGTCAGCATCTCCCAG gTGAACCACAAGCCTTTGCGAACAGCCTGA
- the FLOT1 gene encoding flotillin-1 isoform X3, which yields MVAGGRVFVLPCIQQIQRISLNTLTLNVKSEKVYTRHGVPISVTGIAQVKIQGQNKEMLAAACQMFLGKTEAEIAHIALETLEGHQRAIMAHMTVEEIYKDRQKFSEQVFKVASSDLVNMGISVVSYTLKDIHDDQDYLHSLGKARTAQVQKDARIGEAEAKRDAGIREAKAKQEKVSAQYLSEIEMAKAQRDYELKKAAYDIEVNTRRAQADLAYQLQVAKTKQQIEEQRVQVQVVERAQQVAVQEQEIARREKELEARVRKPAEAERYKLERLAAAEKSQLIMQAEAEAESVRMRGEAEAFAIGARARAEAEQMAKKAEAFQLYQEAAQLDMLLEKLPQVAEEISGPLTSAKKITLVSSGSGTMGAAKVTGEVLDILSRLPESVERLTGVSISQVNHKPLRTA from the exons ATGGTGGCTGGAGGTCGTGTCTTTGTCCTGCCCTGCATCCAGCAAATCCAGAG GATCTCTCTCAACACATTGACTCTCAATGTCAAGAGTGAAAAGGTTTACACTCGCCATGGGGTCCCCATCTCAGTCACTGGCATTGCCCAG GTGAAAATCCAGGGCCAGAACAAGGAGATGTTGGCGGCTGCCTGCCAGATGTTCCTGGGGAAGACGGAGGCTGAGATTGCCCACATCGCACTGGAGACGCTGGAGGGCCACCAGAGGGCTATCATGGCCCACATGACTGTGGAG GAAATCTATAAGGACAGGCAGAAATTCTCTGAGCAAGTTTTCAAAGTGGCCTCCTCAGACCTGGTCAACATGGGCATCAGCGTGGTCAGCTACACCCTGAAGGACATTCACGATGATCAG GACTATTTGCACTCCTTGGGGAAGGCCCGAACAGCTCAAGTCCAAAAAGATGCTCGGATTGGGGAAGCAGAGGCCAAGAGAGATGCTGGGATCCGG GAGGCCAAAGCCAAGCAGGAAAAGGTGTCTGCTCAATACCTGAGTGAGATCGAGATGGCCAAGGCGCAGAGGGACTACGAGCTGAAGAAGGCTGCCTATGACATCGAGGTCAACACCCGGCGAGCGCAGGCTGACCTGGCCTATCAGCTTCAG GTGGCGAAGACGAAGCAGCAGATCGAGGAGCAGCGGGTGCAGGTGCAGGTGGTGGAGCGGGCCCAGCAGGTGGCGGTGCAGGAGCAGGAGATCGCCCGCCGCGAGAAGGAGCTGGAGGCCCGCGTGCGGAAGCCGGCGGAAGCCGAGCGCTACAAGCTGGAGCGCCTCGCGGCGGCGGAGAA GTCCCAGCTGATCATGCAGGCAGAGGCAGAAGCCGAGTCAGTGCGG ATGCGTGGGGAGGCCGAGGCCTTTGCCATTGGGGCCCGAGCCCGGGCGGAGGCTGAGCAGATGGCCAAGAAGGCGGAGGCTTTCCAGCTGTACCAGGAGGCTGCTCAGCTGGACATGCTGCTAGAGAAGCTGCCccag GTGGCAGAGGAGATCAGTGGTCCCTTGACCTCGGCCAAGAAGATTACACTGGTGTCCAGTGGAAGCGGGACCATGGGGGCGGCCAAAGTGACCGGGGAAGTGCTGGACATCCTGAGCCGCCTGCCAGAGAGCGTGGAGAGACTCACTGGCGTCAGCATCTCCCAG gTGAACCACAAGCCTTTGCGAACAGCCTGA
- the IER3 gene encoding radiation-inducible immediate-early gene IEX-1, whose translation MLEYITGAAGLWGQSSFCSARRTMCHSRSSLPTMTILRAPTPAPSTSPVPRRGSGPEIFTFDPLPEPAVAPAARPSASRGLRKRSRRVLYPRVVRRQLPVEDPNPAKKLLFLLLTIVFCQILMAEEGVSAPLAPEDTPSAPSPAPTAAPPVLEPLI comes from the exons ATGCTCGAGTACATAACTGGCGCGGCGGGGCTGTGGGGCCAGTCGTCCTTCTGTTCAGCTCGGCGCACAATGTGTCACTCTCGCAGCTCTCTCCCTACCATGACCATCCTGCGGGCCCCGACCCCGGCCCCCTCCACCAGCCCGGTGCCCCGGCGAGGCTCTGGTCCCGAGATATTCACCTTCGATCCTCTCCCGGAGCCCGCGGTGGCCCCCGCCGCGCGCCCCAGCGCCTCCCGCGGGCTCCGAAAGCGCAGCCGTCGGGTCCTCTACCCACGAGTG GTCCGGCGCCAGCTGCCAGTCGAGGATCCGAACCCTGCCAAAAAGCTACTCTTTCTCCTGCTTACCATCGTCTTCTGTCAGATCCTGATGGCTGAAGAGGGTGTGTCGGCACCCCTGGCCCCTGAAGACACCCCCAGCGCCCCATCCCCCGCGCCCACCGCTGCGCCCCCAGTTCTTGAGCCCTTAATCTGA